One Vallitalea pronyensis genomic region harbors:
- a CDS encoding DNA gyrase/topoisomerase IV subunit A yields MKKNMKLPDLTNQHIIRADYEDEMKQSYIDYAMSVIAARALPDIRDGLKPVQRRTLYAMKELNVLPDKPYRKCARIVGDTMGKYHPHGDGSIYNAMVRMEQDFTYKQQLVDGHGNFGSIDGDGAAAMRYTEARLTPISLELLGDIDKNIVEMRTNFDETLNEPTVMPARFPNALVNGMTGIAVGMATSFPTHNLKEVIDGTIAYINNEHITIPELMDHIKGPDFPTGGVIANKNDLEAMYTTGRGKVKIRAKIDIEPQKNGKHHLVIREIPYTLIGNKSNLIENLADLVRNKKIAGIQDIRDESSRGDIEIIIEVKKDVDPERLVNRLYKKTKLEDNFSVNMLALVEQKPYQFNLKSAIAEFVHFQRDIYGKLYQYLLNKELDKKEGTEGLLKAYDEIDIIIEAIRGAKNMKTVKQCLITGDTTDITFKTQKSEQLARRFDYTEKQATLILEMRLYKLIGLEKLEVEKQYREIMKKIKRYEKILGSKKELSKTIVSALETLANTYGKHRKTQIKNLETLDIKEEKVIEDFYILIDDKNYMKKVDVNTYLKSEDKILEDMAHVIAATSEDSISIFDRLGFMYRVKVDNIPKTKINEKGMAISVLADVKEEEIVYMDKIDKKEMYLFVTKNGYIKQVVGSEFISTRAKIAATKLLGDDALIKLIKMDAHDYIITLTANGYALMFSTIEIPTQKKNAKGVFLMQMTASDSIRDIAFVDEGQKTIHVKAEDKILKKNLSAIGIRRRNTKGKQIISSKHIIGFEDVTDS; encoded by the coding sequence ATGAAAAAAAATATGAAATTGCCGGATTTAACCAATCAACATATTATTAGGGCAGATTATGAAGATGAAATGAAGCAATCCTATATCGATTATGCCATGAGCGTTATAGCGGCAAGAGCACTACCGGATATTCGAGATGGTCTTAAACCCGTTCAACGACGGACACTATATGCCATGAAAGAGTTGAATGTATTACCAGATAAACCTTATAGAAAATGTGCCCGTATCGTTGGTGATACCATGGGTAAATACCATCCACATGGTGATGGTTCCATTTATAACGCCATGGTTCGTATGGAGCAGGATTTTACGTATAAACAGCAATTGGTAGATGGTCATGGAAATTTTGGCTCCATAGATGGTGACGGAGCTGCTGCCATGAGGTATACGGAAGCAAGATTAACCCCTATATCCCTTGAACTGTTAGGCGACATTGATAAAAACATCGTTGAAATGCGTACCAACTTTGACGAAACACTTAATGAACCTACGGTCATGCCAGCAAGATTTCCCAATGCTTTAGTGAATGGCATGACAGGGATTGCTGTAGGGATGGCTACCAGTTTTCCAACCCATAACCTCAAAGAAGTCATTGATGGCACCATCGCTTATATTAACAATGAACACATTACCATACCTGAACTCATGGACCATATAAAGGGACCTGATTTTCCAACAGGTGGTGTCATAGCCAATAAAAATGACTTAGAAGCCATGTATACAACAGGTAGAGGTAAAGTAAAAATACGTGCTAAGATTGATATTGAGCCTCAAAAAAATGGTAAACATCATCTTGTTATTCGGGAAATTCCCTACACACTAATTGGCAACAAATCCAATCTCATTGAGAACTTAGCTGACCTTGTTCGGAATAAAAAAATAGCTGGTATTCAAGACATAAGGGATGAAAGTTCACGAGGTGATATTGAAATCATCATCGAAGTGAAAAAAGATGTAGACCCTGAACGTTTAGTCAATCGATTATATAAGAAAACCAAACTTGAAGATAATTTTAGTGTGAACATGTTAGCCCTGGTTGAGCAAAAGCCCTATCAATTCAATTTAAAGTCAGCTATTGCTGAGTTTGTTCACTTCCAGCGGGATATCTATGGCAAGCTCTATCAATACTTGCTCAACAAAGAATTGGATAAAAAAGAAGGGACCGAAGGTTTGCTAAAAGCTTATGATGAGATTGACATTATCATTGAAGCGATCCGAGGTGCTAAGAACATGAAAACCGTTAAGCAGTGCTTAATAACAGGTGACACCACGGATATCACCTTTAAGACCCAAAAAAGCGAGCAATTGGCTAGGCGTTTTGATTATACAGAAAAACAAGCGACACTTATTTTGGAGATGCGTTTATACAAACTAATCGGCTTAGAAAAGCTAGAAGTAGAAAAACAATACCGTGAAATCATGAAGAAAATTAAGCGTTATGAGAAGATTTTAGGTAGTAAAAAAGAACTGAGCAAGACCATCGTTAGCGCACTTGAAACCCTTGCAAACACCTATGGCAAACATCGTAAAACGCAAATAAAGAACCTAGAAACCCTTGATATAAAAGAAGAAAAAGTCATTGAAGATTTTTATATTCTTATTGATGACAAGAATTACATGAAGAAAGTGGATGTGAACACGTACCTTAAAAGCGAAGATAAAATACTGGAAGATATGGCCCATGTCATAGCTGCAACATCAGAAGACAGTATCAGTATATTTGATCGCTTAGGTTTTATGTACCGTGTTAAAGTGGACAACATTCCCAAGACAAAAATAAATGAAAAAGGCATGGCTATCAGCGTTTTGGCTGATGTAAAAGAAGAAGAAATTGTCTATATGGATAAAATAGATAAAAAAGAAATGTACCTTTTTGTAACAAAGAATGGTTATATTAAACAAGTGGTAGGCTCTGAATTTATAAGTACTCGGGCAAAAATTGCTGCAACTAAATTACTGGGTGATGATGCACTCATTAAGCTTATAAAAATGGATGCCCATGATTACATCATTACGTTAACAGCTAATGGGTATGCCCTCATGTTTAGTACCATAGAGATTCCTACACAAAAAAAGAATGCAAAAGGTGTTTTTCTTATGCAGATGACTGCTTCAGATAGTATACGTGATATTGCATTTGTGGATGAAGGACAGAAGACTATACACGTAAAAGCAGAGGATAAAATACTCAAAAAGAACCTATCTGCCATAGGCATAAGAAGAAGAAATACAAAAGGTAAGCAGATTATATCCAGTAAACATATTATTGGTTTTGAAGATGTTACGGATAGCTAA